From Longimicrobiaceae bacterium:
CGACCTCCCGTGGCCGCTCGGGCTGGAGGCCGTCCTGGAAGCGCACCGGCTGCGCCCCGTCCAGCTCGCGTCCGGCGTGATCAAGATCGTGAGCGAGAAGTCCGCGCGGGACGACCAGCAGGTGGAGGAGGTCTCGCTGCGCTTCCTCACCGCGCGCGACATCCAGAGCGCCCTCGACGGGATCCTCCGCTCGGGATCGGACAGCAGCAGCGCCCGCGTGGAGTACGTCGGCGCGCCGGAGACCACCCGCCGCCTGATCGTCTACGGCTCGCCGGAGAAGCTGTCGCAGGTGCGCAGCCTGGTGGGACGCCTCGATCGCCGGCCGCCGACCATCTCCGTCGAGACGCGCATCGTCAGCGTCGACCGGTCGCGGATGCGGCGCGTGGGGCTGACGTACGCCTTCGGCCGCCTGGCGACCGACTCGGCGGGGAACTCACAGCCCGTGATGGACGTCCGCTCGGCGGCCTCGGGCGGCGTGCAGAGCAGCTACGGTCCGGCCGCCCACCTGGTCTCCAACCTCGGGGGGCTCGGCAGGGTGGACCTCAACGTTTTCATCGACGCGGTGGTCGGCAGCGGCTTCGCGGAGACCCAGACCACTCCCAGCATCACGACCACCAGCGAGATGTCGGCGCAGGTGCGGATCGGCGACGCGATCGTGCTCCCGAACAACCAGCCCATCTTCGCGGGCGGAGGCTACGTCCTCCCCGGCGGTACCGGCCAGAGCCCCCAGGGCGGCGCGCAGCAGCAGGGCGGCGGGAGCCGCGGCCAGGCGCCCGCGGGCTACGGCGACCAGGGAGGCGGCCTGCAGCCCGGCGCGGTCGGAGCCCAGGGCGACTACGGCCAGCAGGTCGGCGGCTACACGCGCTTCCAGACCGGGACGGCGCTCAAGGTCACCCCCTACGCGCTCGGGGACGGGCTGATCCGGGTCCGGGTGGACCTGCAGCGCGACGGCGGGCAGCTCTCCACGGACGGGCGCTCCATCACCGGCGGCAACCAGACGGCCTACACCGACGTGATCGTCCGCGACGGCTCCCCGATCGTGATCGCCGGCCTGACCGTCCACGCGCGGAGCCGCGGCAGGAACGGCGTCCCGGTGCTTTCCGACCTGCCCCTGCTCGGCTCCCTCTTCCGGATGGACGAGAATGCCGAGCACTACCAGGACCTGATCATCGTCCTCACCCCCCGGATCGAGACCGATGAGCTGGCGAACTGATCGCGCCGCCGCGGCGGTGCTCCTCCTCATGGCCGGCGGATGCATGGACCAGGGCGACCTCTTCCGCCCGGTGCCGGAGCGGGTGGCGCACGCTCCCCGGCTTCGCCTGACGGCCGAGAGCTACGTCCTCTACGAGGGAGACCGCGTGCCGCTGCGGGTCGACAGCCTGGACGGGCGGCAGGGAAGCGTCGAGGTGCTGGTGCTGGACCGCGCCCGGGCGGTCGTCTGGAGGTCGGCGCCGGTGGCGCTGTCCGACTCCCTCGTCTCGGTGCCGGTCACGGGACTCCCGGCCACAGTGTACGGCGACACCACGCTCGCGCTGAGCGCGGACCTGGACGTGGACGGCCACCGGGTGTACGCGAGCGACGACACC
This genomic window contains:
- a CDS encoding secretin N-terminal domain-containing protein, whose translation is MRTHGGLLLIAVAVAACATAAPRGELLTVGELRARQAHGAASDSLAAAPAPERATASPAPRPRPAGSASAPGGPASAAKVDSSASIPPRSGPAAPAARSAAPRVATRPAAHRFPAPRWIHVDDPNPPVIPFQLFEDPIADVMRSLSEAVGVNIVLDQDTVVRAMKLTAEVHDLPWPLGLEAVLEAHRLRPVQLASGVIKIVSEKSARDDQQVEEVSLRFLTARDIQSALDGILRSGSDSSSARVEYVGAPETTRRLIVYGSPEKLSQVRSLVGRLDRRPPTISVETRIVSVDRSRMRRVGLTYAFGRLATDSAGNSQPVMDVRSAASGGVQSSYGPAAHLVSNLGGLGRVDLNVFIDAVVGSGFAETQTTPSITTTSEMSAQVRIGDAIVLPNNQPIFAGGGYVLPGGTGQSPQGGAQQQGGGSRGQAPAGYGDQGGGLQPGAVGAQGDYGQQVGGYTRFQTGTALKVTPYALGDGLIRVRVDLQRDGGQLSTDGRSITGGNQTAYTDVIVRDGSPIVIAGLTVHARSRGRNGVPVLSDLPLLGSLFRMDENAEHYQDLIIVLTPRIETDELAN